The Toxorhynchites rutilus septentrionalis strain SRP chromosome 3, ASM2978413v1, whole genome shotgun sequence genome includes a region encoding these proteins:
- the LOC129776463 gene encoding iron-sulfur protein NUBPL encodes MTTNMLKSCAMVIPRFTTSIRRFSPKPDQRQAELMARSLPKRAPLQGVQDIVVVSSGKGGVGKTTTAVNLAATLANMGKRVGILDGDVFGPSVPLMMNIAEVPLVNESNRMVPPINYGVKCLSMGLLVEQGPVVWRGPLVMSAIQRLLKGAVWGPLDVLIVDTPPGTGDVHLSLSQLVPISGVILVSTPQLAALEVTKKGADMYTTLKVPLIGLVENMSHVICDRCENHIELSKNSTQIFADKLNIDVLERIPMEKEVMQCGDLGTPLCLKYPDSKFADAYRIIGRKVIDFLDNK; translated from the exons atgacaacaaatatgttgaaaTCTTGCGCGATGGTTATCCCGAGATTTACCACTTCCATA CGCCGGTTTAGTCCAAAACCGGATCAACGCCAGGCAGAACTTATGGCACGCAGTCTTCCCAAAAGAGCGCCCCTGCAAGGTGTCCAAGATATTGTGGTGGTTTCATCCGGAAAAGGGGGCGTGGGCAAGACAACAACAGCGGTCAACTTGGCTGCCACGCTTGCGAACATGGGCAAACGGGTGGGCATTCTAGATGGGGATGTATTTGGTCCATCAGTGCCACTGATGATGAACATTGCGGAAGTGCCACTGGTTAATGAGAGTAATCGTATGGTGCCACCCATTAACTATGGGGTGAAATG tCTTTCTATGGGACTCCTCGTGGAACAGGGTCCAGTTGTATGGAGAGGTCCTTTGGTAATGTCAGCCATCCAAAGGTTGCTTAAGGGAGCGGTGTGGGGACCATTAGATGTTCTCATAGTCGACACCCCGCCAGGAACGGGGGATGTACATTTATCTCTGAGCCAACTTGTGCCAATATCTGGCGTTATACTAGTTAGCACTCCACAATTGGCGGCTCTAGAAGTGACAAAAAAGGGTGCCGATATGTACACAACTTTAAAGGTTCCGTTGATTGGACTAGTTGAAAATATGAGTCATGTCATCTGTGATAGATGTGAGAATCACATCGAGCTATCGAAAAACTCAACCCAAATATTCGCCGATAAGCTTAATATTGATGTGCTGGAAAGGATTCCTATGGAGAAAGAAGTAATGCAGTGTGGAGACTTAGGAACACCACTGTGCTTGAAATATCCGGATTCTAAATTTGCGGATGCATATCGGATCATAGGAAGAAAAGTGATAGATTTTTTagacaataaataa
- the LOC129776464 gene encoding deoxynucleotidyltransferase terminal-interacting protein 2, with amino-acid sequence MDLFTVDTVGSSENELRRAVHLPTVSRQSVLTRETTNNGKKPTEPLQEESDDEDYGGLPPPSTDIFQILREDEAPGNFQSYPKAGFAKDFADDIGCATVPTLLRKTRFAGTTAVEELTVTDVRHHMKAAVVTPAMEKHESLATLSMSERQLRELNRKERAKTKGKDWFNLPTQEMTEDIKNELELIRMRSVLDPKHFYKRSEMKTLPKYFQIGKVIDSPLDHYNERGAKKVKSKTLVDELLEDAKFQKYNKKKYAEALEKRKKKAYHKAAIKMKKLKKQKK; translated from the exons ATGGATCTTTTCACAGTTGACACAGTTGGATCAAGCGAAAATGAATTGCGTCGTGCTGTGCACTTGCCTACGGTTTCGCGCCAGAGTGTTTTAACCCGTGAAACAACGAATAATGGTAAAAAGCCAACAGAACCGCTGCAGGAGGAAAGTGACGATGAAGATTATGGAG GATTACCACCGCCAAGCACagatatttttcaaatcctCCGAGAGGATGAAGCGCCTGGAAATTTCCAGAGCTACCCAAAAGCAGGATTTGCAAAGGATTTCGCCGACGATATCGGATGTGCAACGGTACCAACATTACTTCGGAAAACTCGTTTTGCCGGAACAACAGCGGTGGAAGAGCTAACCGTCACCGATGTCAGACACCACATGAAAGCGGCTGTGGTGACGCCAGCAATGGAGAAGCATGAGAGTTTAGCTACTCTGTCAATGAGTGAAAGACAGCTCAGGGAGCTAAACAGG AAAGAACGAGCGAAAACCAAGGGAAAAGATTGGTTCAATCTCCCTACCCAGGAAATGACTGAAGACATAAAAAATGAACTTGAGCTGATTCGTATGCGATCGGTTTTAGATCCTAAGCATTTCTACAAACGAAGTGAAATGAAGACGCTTCCAAAGTACTTCCAG ATAGGTAAAGTGATTGACTCCCCATTGGATCATTACAATGAGCGTGGAGCGAAAAAGGTGAAATCCAAAACCCTTGTGGATGAACTTCTGGAAGACGCAAAATTCCAGAAATACAACAAGAAAAAATACGCCGAGGCACTCgagaaaaggaaaaagaaagcCTATCACAAAGCAGCGatcaaaatgaaaaagttgaaaaaacaaaagaaataa
- the LOC129778230 gene encoding zinc finger protein ZFP2 isoform X2 yields the protein MFTTNNIQAGTPVGIQYQTTTTDVNKQVKIDTQKGAQQTPEFSTFYANVNMIQKLTPTSQALSTVNLAQLADDTKTVQYLQPFSYANCALVNQMQIPNGVTGITVDGRQLVVNKPITNTISNISFKCDVCGLMFNHLTLLNHHKRTHNQDGEATSDAITVVTQPQNLVQAQNIISETGQNLGQIQIVATETLDPAPQQQHLEQQQQQHQQQQQQQQQQQQQQQQQQQQQQHQQQQHHQQIVQVTTQVKADKIQKCITCGGPIQNNPKRKGPKLIRCETCISNDNVHNVARTATQIFVAPDGDIKFEIGEIPTASNSNSSMESLMPPQITTIKTELAAMAPAQIMTHPVKKRNMATVTKCNKCNGSGVIIVGNQKKHLHANNNVVHQHQTQEKPFTCNTCGGRFSRYSSLWSHKKLHSGEKNYKCNVCGIAFAKAVYLKNHTRIHTGEKPYKCGTCGMQFSQSPHLKNHERTHSGEKPYVCEVCDKGFARHATLWNHRRIHTGEKPYKCNRCQSAFSQAAHLKNHEKVHSGLKPFKCDICSAAFADRFALKRHRGIHEKYGQTAPLHQNQVVHKEEIIEMDDKPREVIINTM from the exons ATGTTCACTACGAACAATATCCAGGCCGGGACGCCGGTCGGGATACAGTATCAAACGACCACCACCGATGTGAACAAGCAGGTCAAAATCGACACGCAGAAGGGAGCGCAGCAAACGCCCGAGTTTTCCACCTTCTACGCGAACGTGAACATGATCCAAAAGCTAACGCCCACATCGCAAGCCCTGAGTACGGTCAACCTGGCCCAGCTGGCGGACGACACGAAAACGGTGCAATATTTGCAGCCCTTCAGCTACGCGAACTGTGCCCTCGTCAACCAGATGCAGATCCCGAACGGGGTCACCGGAATAACCGTGGACGGACGACAATTGGTGGTAAATAAACCAATTACT aatacaatttccaacataaGCTTCAAGTGCGATGTCTGTGGCCTGATGTTCAATCATTTGACTCTACTGAATCATCACAAACGTACCCACAACCAGGATGGCGAAGCAACGTCCGATGCCATCACTGTTGTAACGCAGCCTCAGAATCTGGTCCAAGCTCAAAATATCATCTCGGAAACAGGACAAAATCTTGGACAGATCCAGATTGTGGCAACTGAAACTTTAGATCCGGCTCCTCAGCAGCAACATTTggaacaacagcaacagcagcatcagcaacaacaacaacagcagcagcagcagcaacaacaacagcaacaacagcagcaacagcaacaacatcaacagcagcagcatcatcaGCAAATAGTACAAGTCACAACCCAAGTGAAAGCTGACAAGATTCAGAAATGTATAACCTGCGGAGGCCCAATTCAAAACAACCCAAAACGTAAAGGACCCAAGTTGATCCGCTGCGAGACCTGCATAAGCAATGATAATGTGCACAACGTGGCAAGAA cGGCAACGCAGATCTTCGTGGCGCCCGATGGAGACATAAAGTTCGAAATTGGCGAAATCCCCACTGCGTCCAACAGTAATTCATCGATGGAGTCGCTGATGCCGCCCCAAATTACCACCATCAAAACGGAACTTGCGGCAATGGCGCCTGCCCAGATAATGACACATCCCGTCAAGAAGCGCAACATGGCCACGGTGACCAAGTGCAACAAATGTAACGGTTCGGGTGTGATTATTGTGGGCAACCAGAAGAAACATCTGCATGCCAACAACAACGTAGTGCATCAGCATCAAAC GCAAGAGAAACCATTCACGTGCAACACCTGCGGAGGTCGATTTTCGCGATATTCCAGCTTATGGTCGCACAAAAAGCTGCACTCTGGCGAGAAGAATTACAAGTGTAACGTGTGCGGGATAGCGTTCGCAAAGGCGGTCTATCTGAAAAATCACACGCGAATCCATACGGGAGAGAAGCCCTACAA ATGCGGTACGTGTGGAATGCAGTTCTCCCAGTCACCCCACCTGAAAAATCACGAGAGAACACACAGCGGAGAGAAACCGTACGTCTGTGAG GTGTGTGACAAAGGATTTGCCCGCCATGCCACCCTCTGGAATCACCGACGCATCCACACGGGAGAGAAACCTTACAAATGCAACCGATGTCAATCAGCGTTCAGCCAGGCAGCTCACTTGAAGAACCATGAGAAG GTGCACTCTGGTCTCAAACCGTTTAAGTGTGACATTTGCTCGGCAGCATTCGCAGACCGATTTGCACTCAAGCGACACCGTGGAATCCATGAGAAATATG GACAAACCGCACCGCTGCATCAGAACCAAGTTGTCCACAAGGAGGAAATCATCGAGATGGACGACAAACCACGGGAAGTGATAATTAATACAATGTAA
- the LOC129778230 gene encoding zinc finger protein ZFP2 isoform X4 codes for MFTTNNIQAGTPVGIQYQTTTTDVNKQVKIDTQKGAQQTPEFSTFYANVNMIQKLTPTSQALSTVNLAQLADDTKTVQYLQPFSYANCALVNQMQIPNGVTGITVDGRQLVNTISNISFKCDVCGLMFNHLTLLNHHKRTHNQDGEATSDAITVVTQPQNLVQAQNIISETGQNLGQIQIVATETLDPAPQQQHLEQQQQQHQQQQQQQQQQQQQQQQQQQQQQHQQQQHHQQIVQVTTQVKADKIQKCITCGGPIQNNPKRKGPKLIRCETCISNDNVHNVARTATQIFVAPDGDIKFEIGEIPTASNSNSSMESLMPPQITTIKTELAAMAPAQIMTHPVKKRNMATVTKCNKCNGSGVIIVGNQKKHLHANNNVVHQHQTQEKPFTCNTCGGRFSRYSSLWSHKKLHSGEKNYKCNVCGIAFAKAVYLKNHTRIHTGEKPYKCGTCGMQFSQSPHLKNHERTHSGEKPYVCEVCDKGFARHATLWNHRRIHTGEKPYKCNRCQSAFSQAAHLKNHEKVHSGLKPFKCDICSAAFADRFALKRHRGIHEKYGQTAPLHQNQVVHKEEIIEMDDKPREVIINTM; via the exons ATGTTCACTACGAACAATATCCAGGCCGGGACGCCGGTCGGGATACAGTATCAAACGACCACCACCGATGTGAACAAGCAGGTCAAAATCGACACGCAGAAGGGAGCGCAGCAAACGCCCGAGTTTTCCACCTTCTACGCGAACGTGAACATGATCCAAAAGCTAACGCCCACATCGCAAGCCCTGAGTACGGTCAACCTGGCCCAGCTGGCGGACGACACGAAAACGGTGCAATATTTGCAGCCCTTCAGCTACGCGAACTGTGCCCTCGTCAACCAGATGCAGATCCCGAACGGGGTCACCGGAATAACCGTGGACGGACGACAATTGGTG aatacaatttccaacataaGCTTCAAGTGCGATGTCTGTGGCCTGATGTTCAATCATTTGACTCTACTGAATCATCACAAACGTACCCACAACCAGGATGGCGAAGCAACGTCCGATGCCATCACTGTTGTAACGCAGCCTCAGAATCTGGTCCAAGCTCAAAATATCATCTCGGAAACAGGACAAAATCTTGGACAGATCCAGATTGTGGCAACTGAAACTTTAGATCCGGCTCCTCAGCAGCAACATTTggaacaacagcaacagcagcatcagcaacaacaacaacagcagcagcagcagcaacaacaacagcaacaacagcagcaacagcaacaacatcaacagcagcagcatcatcaGCAAATAGTACAAGTCACAACCCAAGTGAAAGCTGACAAGATTCAGAAATGTATAACCTGCGGAGGCCCAATTCAAAACAACCCAAAACGTAAAGGACCCAAGTTGATCCGCTGCGAGACCTGCATAAGCAATGATAATGTGCACAACGTGGCAAGAA cGGCAACGCAGATCTTCGTGGCGCCCGATGGAGACATAAAGTTCGAAATTGGCGAAATCCCCACTGCGTCCAACAGTAATTCATCGATGGAGTCGCTGATGCCGCCCCAAATTACCACCATCAAAACGGAACTTGCGGCAATGGCGCCTGCCCAGATAATGACACATCCCGTCAAGAAGCGCAACATGGCCACGGTGACCAAGTGCAACAAATGTAACGGTTCGGGTGTGATTATTGTGGGCAACCAGAAGAAACATCTGCATGCCAACAACAACGTAGTGCATCAGCATCAAAC GCAAGAGAAACCATTCACGTGCAACACCTGCGGAGGTCGATTTTCGCGATATTCCAGCTTATGGTCGCACAAAAAGCTGCACTCTGGCGAGAAGAATTACAAGTGTAACGTGTGCGGGATAGCGTTCGCAAAGGCGGTCTATCTGAAAAATCACACGCGAATCCATACGGGAGAGAAGCCCTACAA ATGCGGTACGTGTGGAATGCAGTTCTCCCAGTCACCCCACCTGAAAAATCACGAGAGAACACACAGCGGAGAGAAACCGTACGTCTGTGAG GTGTGTGACAAAGGATTTGCCCGCCATGCCACCCTCTGGAATCACCGACGCATCCACACGGGAGAGAAACCTTACAAATGCAACCGATGTCAATCAGCGTTCAGCCAGGCAGCTCACTTGAAGAACCATGAGAAG GTGCACTCTGGTCTCAAACCGTTTAAGTGTGACATTTGCTCGGCAGCATTCGCAGACCGATTTGCACTCAAGCGACACCGTGGAATCCATGAGAAATATG GACAAACCGCACCGCTGCATCAGAACCAAGTTGTCCACAAGGAGGAAATCATCGAGATGGACGACAAACCACGGGAAGTGATAATTAATACAATGTAA
- the LOC129778230 gene encoding zinc finger protein ZFP2 isoform X1: MFTTNNIQAGTPVGIQYQTTTTDVNKQVKIDTQKGAQQTPEFSTFYANVNMIQKLTPTSQALSTVNLAQLADDTKTVQYLQPFSYANCALVNQMQIPNGVTGITVDGRQLVVNKPITSLQNTISNISFKCDVCGLMFNHLTLLNHHKRTHNQDGEATSDAITVVTQPQNLVQAQNIISETGQNLGQIQIVATETLDPAPQQQHLEQQQQQHQQQQQQQQQQQQQQQQQQQQQQHQQQQHHQQIVQVTTQVKADKIQKCITCGGPIQNNPKRKGPKLIRCETCISNDNVHNVARTATQIFVAPDGDIKFEIGEIPTASNSNSSMESLMPPQITTIKTELAAMAPAQIMTHPVKKRNMATVTKCNKCNGSGVIIVGNQKKHLHANNNVVHQHQTQEKPFTCNTCGGRFSRYSSLWSHKKLHSGEKNYKCNVCGIAFAKAVYLKNHTRIHTGEKPYKCGTCGMQFSQSPHLKNHERTHSGEKPYVCEVCDKGFARHATLWNHRRIHTGEKPYKCNRCQSAFSQAAHLKNHEKVHSGLKPFKCDICSAAFADRFALKRHRGIHEKYGQTAPLHQNQVVHKEEIIEMDDKPREVIINTM; this comes from the exons ATGTTCACTACGAACAATATCCAGGCCGGGACGCCGGTCGGGATACAGTATCAAACGACCACCACCGATGTGAACAAGCAGGTCAAAATCGACACGCAGAAGGGAGCGCAGCAAACGCCCGAGTTTTCCACCTTCTACGCGAACGTGAACATGATCCAAAAGCTAACGCCCACATCGCAAGCCCTGAGTACGGTCAACCTGGCCCAGCTGGCGGACGACACGAAAACGGTGCAATATTTGCAGCCCTTCAGCTACGCGAACTGTGCCCTCGTCAACCAGATGCAGATCCCGAACGGGGTCACCGGAATAACCGTGGACGGACGACAATTGGTGGTAAATAAACCAATTACT TCATTACAgaatacaatttccaacataaGCTTCAAGTGCGATGTCTGTGGCCTGATGTTCAATCATTTGACTCTACTGAATCATCACAAACGTACCCACAACCAGGATGGCGAAGCAACGTCCGATGCCATCACTGTTGTAACGCAGCCTCAGAATCTGGTCCAAGCTCAAAATATCATCTCGGAAACAGGACAAAATCTTGGACAGATCCAGATTGTGGCAACTGAAACTTTAGATCCGGCTCCTCAGCAGCAACATTTggaacaacagcaacagcagcatcagcaacaacaacaacagcagcagcagcagcaacaacaacagcaacaacagcagcaacagcaacaacatcaacagcagcagcatcatcaGCAAATAGTACAAGTCACAACCCAAGTGAAAGCTGACAAGATTCAGAAATGTATAACCTGCGGAGGCCCAATTCAAAACAACCCAAAACGTAAAGGACCCAAGTTGATCCGCTGCGAGACCTGCATAAGCAATGATAATGTGCACAACGTGGCAAGAA cGGCAACGCAGATCTTCGTGGCGCCCGATGGAGACATAAAGTTCGAAATTGGCGAAATCCCCACTGCGTCCAACAGTAATTCATCGATGGAGTCGCTGATGCCGCCCCAAATTACCACCATCAAAACGGAACTTGCGGCAATGGCGCCTGCCCAGATAATGACACATCCCGTCAAGAAGCGCAACATGGCCACGGTGACCAAGTGCAACAAATGTAACGGTTCGGGTGTGATTATTGTGGGCAACCAGAAGAAACATCTGCATGCCAACAACAACGTAGTGCATCAGCATCAAAC GCAAGAGAAACCATTCACGTGCAACACCTGCGGAGGTCGATTTTCGCGATATTCCAGCTTATGGTCGCACAAAAAGCTGCACTCTGGCGAGAAGAATTACAAGTGTAACGTGTGCGGGATAGCGTTCGCAAAGGCGGTCTATCTGAAAAATCACACGCGAATCCATACGGGAGAGAAGCCCTACAA ATGCGGTACGTGTGGAATGCAGTTCTCCCAGTCACCCCACCTGAAAAATCACGAGAGAACACACAGCGGAGAGAAACCGTACGTCTGTGAG GTGTGTGACAAAGGATTTGCCCGCCATGCCACCCTCTGGAATCACCGACGCATCCACACGGGAGAGAAACCTTACAAATGCAACCGATGTCAATCAGCGTTCAGCCAGGCAGCTCACTTGAAGAACCATGAGAAG GTGCACTCTGGTCTCAAACCGTTTAAGTGTGACATTTGCTCGGCAGCATTCGCAGACCGATTTGCACTCAAGCGACACCGTGGAATCCATGAGAAATATG GACAAACCGCACCGCTGCATCAGAACCAAGTTGTCCACAAGGAGGAAATCATCGAGATGGACGACAAACCACGGGAAGTGATAATTAATACAATGTAA
- the LOC129778230 gene encoding zinc finger protein ZFP2 isoform X3, with product MFTTNNIQAGTPVGIQYQTTTTDVNKQVKIDTQKGAQQTPEFSTFYANVNMIQKLTPTSQALSTVNLAQLADDTKTVQYLQPFSYANCALVNQMQIPNGVTGITVDGRQLVSLQNTISNISFKCDVCGLMFNHLTLLNHHKRTHNQDGEATSDAITVVTQPQNLVQAQNIISETGQNLGQIQIVATETLDPAPQQQHLEQQQQQHQQQQQQQQQQQQQQQQQQQQQQHQQQQHHQQIVQVTTQVKADKIQKCITCGGPIQNNPKRKGPKLIRCETCISNDNVHNVARTATQIFVAPDGDIKFEIGEIPTASNSNSSMESLMPPQITTIKTELAAMAPAQIMTHPVKKRNMATVTKCNKCNGSGVIIVGNQKKHLHANNNVVHQHQTQEKPFTCNTCGGRFSRYSSLWSHKKLHSGEKNYKCNVCGIAFAKAVYLKNHTRIHTGEKPYKCGTCGMQFSQSPHLKNHERTHSGEKPYVCEVCDKGFARHATLWNHRRIHTGEKPYKCNRCQSAFSQAAHLKNHEKVHSGLKPFKCDICSAAFADRFALKRHRGIHEKYGQTAPLHQNQVVHKEEIIEMDDKPREVIINTM from the exons ATGTTCACTACGAACAATATCCAGGCCGGGACGCCGGTCGGGATACAGTATCAAACGACCACCACCGATGTGAACAAGCAGGTCAAAATCGACACGCAGAAGGGAGCGCAGCAAACGCCCGAGTTTTCCACCTTCTACGCGAACGTGAACATGATCCAAAAGCTAACGCCCACATCGCAAGCCCTGAGTACGGTCAACCTGGCCCAGCTGGCGGACGACACGAAAACGGTGCAATATTTGCAGCCCTTCAGCTACGCGAACTGTGCCCTCGTCAACCAGATGCAGATCCCGAACGGGGTCACCGGAATAACCGTGGACGGACGACAATTGGTG TCATTACAgaatacaatttccaacataaGCTTCAAGTGCGATGTCTGTGGCCTGATGTTCAATCATTTGACTCTACTGAATCATCACAAACGTACCCACAACCAGGATGGCGAAGCAACGTCCGATGCCATCACTGTTGTAACGCAGCCTCAGAATCTGGTCCAAGCTCAAAATATCATCTCGGAAACAGGACAAAATCTTGGACAGATCCAGATTGTGGCAACTGAAACTTTAGATCCGGCTCCTCAGCAGCAACATTTggaacaacagcaacagcagcatcagcaacaacaacaacagcagcagcagcagcaacaacaacagcaacaacagcagcaacagcaacaacatcaacagcagcagcatcatcaGCAAATAGTACAAGTCACAACCCAAGTGAAAGCTGACAAGATTCAGAAATGTATAACCTGCGGAGGCCCAATTCAAAACAACCCAAAACGTAAAGGACCCAAGTTGATCCGCTGCGAGACCTGCATAAGCAATGATAATGTGCACAACGTGGCAAGAA cGGCAACGCAGATCTTCGTGGCGCCCGATGGAGACATAAAGTTCGAAATTGGCGAAATCCCCACTGCGTCCAACAGTAATTCATCGATGGAGTCGCTGATGCCGCCCCAAATTACCACCATCAAAACGGAACTTGCGGCAATGGCGCCTGCCCAGATAATGACACATCCCGTCAAGAAGCGCAACATGGCCACGGTGACCAAGTGCAACAAATGTAACGGTTCGGGTGTGATTATTGTGGGCAACCAGAAGAAACATCTGCATGCCAACAACAACGTAGTGCATCAGCATCAAAC GCAAGAGAAACCATTCACGTGCAACACCTGCGGAGGTCGATTTTCGCGATATTCCAGCTTATGGTCGCACAAAAAGCTGCACTCTGGCGAGAAGAATTACAAGTGTAACGTGTGCGGGATAGCGTTCGCAAAGGCGGTCTATCTGAAAAATCACACGCGAATCCATACGGGAGAGAAGCCCTACAA ATGCGGTACGTGTGGAATGCAGTTCTCCCAGTCACCCCACCTGAAAAATCACGAGAGAACACACAGCGGAGAGAAACCGTACGTCTGTGAG GTGTGTGACAAAGGATTTGCCCGCCATGCCACCCTCTGGAATCACCGACGCATCCACACGGGAGAGAAACCTTACAAATGCAACCGATGTCAATCAGCGTTCAGCCAGGCAGCTCACTTGAAGAACCATGAGAAG GTGCACTCTGGTCTCAAACCGTTTAAGTGTGACATTTGCTCGGCAGCATTCGCAGACCGATTTGCACTCAAGCGACACCGTGGAATCCATGAGAAATATG GACAAACCGCACCGCTGCATCAGAACCAAGTTGTCCACAAGGAGGAAATCATCGAGATGGACGACAAACCACGGGAAGTGATAATTAATACAATGTAA